From the genome of Desulforegulaceae bacterium:
TATTAATAAAAATGAAGGGTTAATTATGAAAAATATAAAATATGTTATTTATAAAGAAGGCGAATACTATATATCCCAATGCTTGAATGTTGATGTTGCAAGTTTTGGGGAATCTATTGATGAGGCGGTTGTTTCATTAAAAGAAGCCGTTGAACTGTTTTTTGAAGATGAGATAGATTTAAGTGGATATCAGCCTATTGGTGAAATGCTTCTTGGGGAAGATACAATAAATGTATAAATTGCTTTCATCAAAAACAATTATTAAAACTTTAATAAAACATGGTTTTGTTGAAGTTTCTCAAAAGGGCAGTCATGTAAAATACAAAAGTTAAAACAGAATTGTAATTATTCCACATCCTAAGAAAGAAATACCAAGAGGTACGCTTGCATCAATTTTGCGACAATCCGGTCTTCAAAAAGAAGATTTCCTAATTGATAATTAAATACTAATTTTGATAGTTCCCAAGCCAGAGCTTGGGAACCAGCAAAGCAATGCTCTAAGACTGAAAAAGATTGATTTTTAAAGCTTTTATTTTATAAATTCAGGCACTTGTTTTGGTCCGACCCTGATACAATACAAATCAAATAATAAGTGAACAAACAAATGGAAAATTCTAAAGAAGACGATAATAAAAAGATTATTTTATCAACCATAAAGAAGTACAATAAAAAGAATCAATACATACCAATAAAAAACAATTCTATTGAAATTGAATCGAATAAAAATATATATAAACTCATAAGAATAAGTGATGAAGAGTATAGTACGCTGCGTTGTAATTCTGTTCAGATCAAAGAAGATTTTATGCATTTTATGTCTTTGAGTCGCTCAAAAGATCTTATATACCCAAGCCTTTCTAAAATGTATACAATATTAAAAGATTTGTTCGGAGAGTCAGGTGAGCACTATGATGACTGGAAATGCTCTTTTTGTTTTCCGTTTTTAATGCAGTTTAAGTAT
Proteins encoded in this window:
- a CDS encoding type II toxin-antitoxin system HicB family antitoxin codes for the protein MKNIKYVIYKEGEYYISQCLNVDVASFGESIDEAVVSLKEAVELFFEDEIDLSGYQPIGEMLLGEDTINV